The DNA segment CTGATTGGTTTGTTGGGAGCGTCCGTTTCGATGACGTTAAAGATGATGTCACAGATTTCGTTCGTGGTCTGGGCCATATTGTCGAAATGATCCCTGCAGtgcatgaaaagaatgagtaaaGAAATTACAATCTTGAGAATAATGATGAAACAATAATTCTATTCTATTCCAATTGTATTCTTACTTTGTgaaaaaatagtataaaatTGAGTATaaatggaaatatggaaatgtgtgtgtgtgtgtatgggggggggggtccactgaaaagcaaagcttgtaaagtatGGACCCcctttgaaatgaagaaaatattatcgACTCATTCATATATGAGTTTctatacaggaaagaaaaagagaaggaacaaAAAGATCGAAATCATACTGATGTAAACATAATTACAGAACAAGTGCAAAGctattcacacaaagaggtcttcgctTTGAAGGATGTGTTGCGCCATAGGcagaagaaaaagcagaaagagagagggaattaatgacaagacaaaacaatacAATGGCAGAATACAAATGCATAAAGTGACTGGGCGGCTtttgggatgggggggggggggggtggttaggGTGCAAAAAGTGCCCCGTATGTTGGcctcatgataataatgactatggggatgatgatgatgatgataataataataatattaataataatattaataataataatgatgatgatgatactacttctactaataataatatcttatatcgcgccaaatccacgctgtagagtgctcaaggcgcttttttaatagaaattattaaagaaattaaGACGAATTGAAGAGAAATGTTTTTAAGTATTGTTTGAAAGTTTTAGCGGTCAAGGACTGTTTAATGTTTTCAGGATGGCTATTCCATAACTTGGAGGATGGGTGAACATATGATCTTCCCCCCATGTTTTGAAAACTTTGGGGTTTACGAGAGAACTAGAAGAGCAGGAAGAtaaggatcttgaaggggtataacttttgatcagtgaaatgataacaataatgataataatcatcataataacaacaacaacaataacaataattaaaaaaaggagcAGAGGGGAGACAAAGGGGAGGGGAAGgtaaggaagggggggggggggttgagatcTCGGGCATGGATTTCTACAATattgctactattactactagtaTTTAATGGGAGGGGGTGATGGTATAAACTTAACGTTTTCCGAGGGTCTCCCGGGGGTCTCCTGATATTAATGTAACCCTGTAATAGCTTTGAGGTAGGTATAATTAAAAACTATGATAATTACGGTAACTATGTTTCACTGATTGGTCTAAATAAAATCGAATGATTATTAAGTATTTCAGATTAGGGTAATAGCGCCATCTCTAGCGGCTACTAATCCTGCTATATAGAAAATGGCACTATTTTTTAATTCCAACATCAAATATGGCTTGGTTTGATTCGGAGGTATCCTTGTGTAATACGACGAAAATCAACTCTTCAGCTAGAAGGCAGAAAAAGAGGTATGTAAATAATTCATGTGATAAGAGTTcaattaaatatacatgtaaatactgtAACGCTCAGAGAtttcacttgttcactgctaccaccctgcctgtggggaatctagaggtaggactatggacagccaatgttgtacagagcacactttaaaaaatcattaaaatgtcacttttgtgaccaaaattactaatttccatacagttgcaatttatttttcattagtaagttgggaataattttttcattcaccagagcgctcaaaaacttgaattttgggcatatatctgtgtacgccctctattggtggaaagtaatatggcaagaaaattgtcattttttgatctctatttttaattaagaaaaaaatgattgaaagaatcaaatttaaatacgagccaagttgtatgaataataggtgtaatggaaactgtcagtgtaaaaaaattaagcatttgccccaaagaaaaagagaaaataagccaaacattgccacccttattttgccacacatggagatataactgagcacaaggttatattatgaccttgttcattgaatgagtgagaGATTTCATGAATAAGAGTATGCAATACGCCCCTGCAATAAGCACAGAACATGATgacttttatttactttgtataTAAATGATCTGTGCAATGTATCTtcgaaattgaaatatattttatttgccGACGATACTAatgttttatgtcacatgataaTATTGATGTTCTGCAAGTGCAatttaataatgaattaaaaaaggtgACTTCTTGGTTGACCATTAATAAATTATCTGTAAATATTTCTAAAACACAGTATATggtttttacaaataaaaaaaatatgcattgaCAATCTGCAGTTGCAATTAGCAAATTTTAGTAGCAAAGGCATCGCAAGTCAAATTTCTTGGTATTATAATTGATAGTAAGTTGCTATGGGTTCCtcatattgatttgatttgtaatAGATTTCCAAAATCATAGGCATTTTGTACAGATTACGCAATTTTCCAATTACTGTTTTACGAAATATTTATCACGCACTTGTTGCACCTTTTTTAAGTTACGGTATTCTTGCCTGGGGCAGTGCTTCTTATTCACACCTGGatagaatttttaaacttcaaaaACGTGCAATAAGAATTGTTAATTATTCGTCTTTTTATGCTCATACAGAACCAATTTTTAAGTCTCAgaggattttgaaattttatgactTTTACAATCATGAGACTGCAATTTTTATGTACAAgtgttataaatattttttacctCAGtcaatatgtaattattttgttttaaattgtaatgtacataattatacaacCAGGGGcaataatgattttcatataCCTAAAgtaagaacaaaattatttcaaaactcAATTTTTTATAGGGGACCATTAATTTGGAATACTTTATCAAAGGATCTTAAGGATAGTTGCTCTCTTAATGTTTTTAGGAGaaattgtaaatataaaatcatcactacttattcattttttacttaATTATTATTCTGATTGTTTGTTTGGGTTAGTTAGGtaattctttccccttttctactTTAATTGttcaaataatgtattattttatttgggtCGGCCGTACATAAGGTTAACTTCTTTTTGGCTGCTACCCTTTCagtataatattttatttatatccaTGTCTGATTTATTTAATGTTTGTActatatttgtattgtttttatactgagaaaaataaattgaattgaattgaaattgaattgaaatattttaattggcGCTGATGATCCGAAGAATGTTTAGTTTATGATTTTAAGATATACATTTATagaaattatttattaatttattaatcaatcaatcaatcaatttatttatttatttatttatctatttatattttataattatgattcaAAACAGCTACAAAGCCAAGGATGACATTAGGTGTTGACAGAATGTCTATGATGGAGGATCAGAAACATGATGAATCTCTACTTGATTCATGAAAATACAGAGCAGATTACGGTTTCATGTAAATTATGAAGTTAATAATATGCAGTGAAACATGCACTGTAATATTACGCATAGGAATAAAACACAATAAAAGCGTGCTAGTAGAAGTGAAGTCTACAAAGTTGAGACAAAGGATATAAATAATACAAGCTGCATATTGACTATTATAGTCATTATGGTTTCTATAATACATGCACATTCAATGAAcagttgatttattttattcaatttgcaTGCTTTTGCATAAATGATTATGAGGAGCATGTCATTTATTAgatatttaaagataaatgaaactatagttgcagtaaacactgatttcacgagagAATcagtaaaaccaggcttaattgtcactatatcatcgaggatctagatttggtacagttacataaactgaactttgtgaaatcttgaaatctacgctgaaaatgttcacactggagatcaccaacacagataagcgcgcatgggacaatgtattattattgctttgaacggtcggcccgacgcttgacccgaatcccgtgcttttttgctaatttctcagcaattacacaatttctttcagaatcctttggcacttgttttttatttatacaaacaaacactttggtggtcatttcattggattctgtacgaactcattttgaaatcgtcaccacaactggcatttatctttaaaatacagATAAATGATGAAAACATTAACAACGGCGACAACggtaatattgatgataattacaTTACAGTTTAGTTTAGTTaactccaacgatgttgtaggactgAGCCTGTTCGTCGATCAAAGTAGAATGTCTATTactgctctccttcagacaaaattagatgtgCTACTTATGCTGGCAGGGAGGGGTGGCAGGAGTATCGTAAACAGCAAAAAATTCCATGAAAACACACGAGAATCGAAAATCACTCAAAAATCATAGGCAATCTTCTCCCAGTGCTTATCCAGTCTATTCTTAAATGCAATCACTGAACAAGCAGAAACTACATCTTCTGGGAGACTGTTCCACACTCGGTTAGCAAAGAAAACCTTACGTACATCAAGCATGTCAAGACGTGAATATCTTTTCTCTAGCTTTAAGGAATGACCACGTGTTTTACCATCATTTCTCAGATAGAAAAGCTCAGAACTTGTATCATAGTAACCATACATTTGTACACATCAATCATGTCACCTCTTTTACGTCTGTGACTGACTGATGGCAATTTCAGGAGGCGAAGAGTATGATAGGTGTTTAATACCCGGGATCAAATTAGTAGCTCTACGTTGGACACTCTCTAACCGCCTCTGCTCACCCAGCTTATACGGTGACCACGCAGCCTGGCCATACTCTAAGATTGGGCGAATAATACCCTTAAACAGAAACTTAATAGAGGTCTTATCCAAATGTACAAAAGTTCTTCTTATAGTAATTATAACAACAAAAACGCCACAATCGCcaatagatgatgatgatgatgataatgacaataataaaaacaacatcatcattgatgatgatgataataatgataataatgataataataatagtaataataataatgataataataatagtaatgaaagTGAAAAATTTAACGATGACAATAAATGCCATCGTCATTATACTGACTTTAATTACCTTACATGCGTTCTCAAAACATCGAGTTGTTTTTGTGTAACCTGGTCAACCTCTCCTTTCGCAGGTAGTCTGTTCGATTCCACTATATTGTCATTGATGTTTGTATAGACTGGACCAGGTAATATGCTTGAAAGTCTAAATGCAGCAGAAAAAAACCCAAaggaatagaccagttcgtagttacttcatggacaattttggtcgaatgacctttcatttctttcattatgataggcagatttcgaagcaagatattacgtaagcttgccctacatagcaggatgaagaaattgaatagaccatgtgactagaatagcacaccaattccaattaacactttatgaaggtatttgtttcattcctactttgaatgcatatcatagcaagttgcacaatgtacttggcaaactgaaataccagtcgttcgtggacgcattgttgtttttttgtggatgtgaatgaaaaccacttttcaaaagaatacatgaataatcaagacatcaaagttggtgcttatcctattagattttaaaccaccatgtcactttagtacaaatgaccttcctctgatcatgcgtagaaacTTTTGATCAttcgcagaaaggaactacgaactggcttattaggAAGGGATGATTAGTAGAATGTTTGTGAATTCAGTATTTGAATTCGATATTAAAACAGCTATGTTGAATGGGCTTTCAACCGtggtgaaataaataaatgaaacgaaatcaatattacaataagccagttcgtagttcctttctgcgcatgatcaaaatattctgcgcatgatcagaggaaggtcatttgtactaaagtgacatggtggtttaaaatctaatgagataagcaccaccTTTGATGTCTTgcttattcatatattcttttgaattgtggttttcatttacatccacaaaaaacaacaatgcgtccacgaatgACTGGTATtccacagtttgtcaagtacattgtacaacatgctatgatatgcattcaaagtaggaatgcaacaaataccttcataaagtgttcatgggtgtgctattctagtcacctggtctattcaatttcttcatcctgctatgtaaggcaagcttacgtaatatcttgctttgaaaactgcctatcataatgaaagaaatgaaaggccatttgaccaaaattgtccatgaagtaactacgaactggtctattcggGGATGATGGGGAAGGATGTGTAGTGCCTCTAAAAGCCACCACACACCTTGAAACTGGACCAAATTAATACAGAAACTTTGCataagcctttattttggagtaaaattCAAACTTGTTCCGAATGAAAACCGATTGCTCTTGCGCCATTAACAATTAGATAATGGGTCTGCTTTATTCTATTACGGATATTAACATGTTTAAACATAATTGTTCGAGGATTTAGAACTCTAAAGAGTAAGATATCTCAGTAATGTTATTCGATTCATTTAAAAATCTTGGCACCAAGCCATGGTAAGGTGTGCAAGGCCACCTCGTCACCAAATCCTGACCCCTCCTGTGTTTCGTGCACATCATTTACAAATTACTGAATTCTGTAGATTTTTTATTAACGTAATTCGTGGTTATATGATTGCTTTGTAGAAACCTCACCTAAGATacatattcttttcttttacttGGCTAATTGTGACAGCTCCGAACTACTGAGATCTTACCAAGGAGGTATTCTCAAACTACGGATTACTATTGAATCAGCAACTGCGCCATCTACGATGGATGTGATGAAGCTGGCAGAGCCTCACAGATGGAAAGCTTTGCCAACGCTAACCCCAAAAGGTAACATTTCATGATTGTAAATAAAAgtatgtttcttttgtattcttacGCAACATGCTACCGAAATAATATAACAATCATTTCACCCTAAAATGGGAATTTTAGTAAAATTTATTCTATTGTCCGAGTAAATTTGCAGTTTTACTGTAACTATATTCCCATACAGAGCACGGTATTTTTTCACAGAATATAGCTCCATGGACAGGATAGAATTAAGTTTCAACGATACCTACAAGATACCTCAGTATCAAAGCTCAACTACAACGTTACTACAAGGCAATTCATCTTATATAGGTGTAGAAAATATTGTGTTAATTCTTACTTTACATCAAATGATTTCATCCTAATGGCCAATGATTCAGTGAGCCCCTCCATAGCATGTTTAGAAGCACAATACGTCTCATAAAATGGATGACctaaagcaaattaaaaaaaaaagatgtagaCTTGAAAAAGAACCTCGGTCAATGCTTACCTTTTTGGCAAACATGTGCATGAGTATAGGCTTGAAATTGAGTTATTGGTTGTTCCGGTTCTGATGCAAGTTCTTCTTACAATGATCATTAATGCAAAACGCTGCCTtaataataatgcaaaaaaaattgtatgtacACACACATTGTCAGAACGAATGCCATATTTTTAATGGGGAAAACGTCAAATTATCCAGCGCAAGGAACACCCAATCCCACGGTGAAAACATACGTAAAGACTTCAAAAAGTATATTGAcccgtaaaaaaaaaaatcggtggAAAGCCATTGGGCAAGTTGCAAAGAGTTTACCGTAAAAGGAATTATTCCTGGCATCCAGAACGTTATGATGGAAACGAAGATTTTCATGTCTGGTGTGGAGCATTGCTGAAAggttgtttgtattgtttgtttgtgtgtttgttagtatttatttccattaaaaaataatgaaatatatacatgttcaaatttaacaaatcgtatattcatataaaatatggaggatggcccatttTAGCGGTATTAAAAATActactgttcttccatggggccACTTAAAACgtaaatacatgcatataaaacaaatatatacagtgcgtcccacaaaaaacgaaaccgagatttagcgatgatttatcataacttaatcatataaaaatagacaaatgacctatcattgtaaagcacctcttcatctgatattacttagattcatcatgcacgcatgagtgagcaaaagcaatttgaagaaatgaaACCAAAAGCTCATCTGGCGGAGGGTATCTGTATTTCAAAAGGAAATTCGCATGCCTAAAAAgctcaatatctgctcttttatttgataccttaatcgcagaaaatggtcaaggagtaaaaaaagttatgttccctcgaatCAATGTgcttgtattttcataatttcagtaaataaacgtgttttcaccgatttcccacagaagctatcgcacggtgaACATGAGAACAATAGACTTGATGCATgtctgatcgtcaacaaaacgtattgtcgagtgagtttgaacgctagcctgtaaaaccccTTCATTTacgaaattattgaaattcaagccttatttcaaataaccagaactttgttatttcttgacaattttctgtaattgaggtatcacaataaagagcagatattaaactttttgaaattgtgattttcttttagaaacccagatacagcctgccaagtgactttttggtatcctctgttcaaattgtttttgctcactcacaggcgcgccggaacactttcagtttttttttttttttttttttttttgggggggggggcaaggttCCGAAGGGgacacaatatttttgacagcgtgagataccgaagcgatcgagcagGAGAGGTTGTGGGACTCCcccggtaaggactttgtgtaaaaatgaagtaaaagtttcgtttctaagagcattcaaaaataaatttcttgagaattaaacagtcttggagttctttttggtCCTTCTGTTTTCTACCTTCTGACCCAGAcgggtgtttcttcatgatcagggtcgcagttccagcaaatgaCGAGcgttattgcaaacgaaatattttcaaaccaatgtaatatagtcCTTTTAacgactttaagatgacaaacatgaccgtaagctgccgggggccgccgatcgagagggcaaaatttacaaaattcaccaaaagtgtgcacgaaatccttcaattttattctagaaaatgcaaaaggtcccccatcacaaaccccctcgctcctaagtttcttcgaaaatttaggtcttgcagcccaaCCCACCCCGGATcggtttttttatttttgcaaacatCCATGAATAAcgaaagctgggatgaaccacaGAACAAagcatagctgccatctcgatctgactAGTAACAGGttatgggaagaagttttggaatctgaAATACATATTAAGTGAatatcatatgagctgaaatagtatcagacacaACGCCtgccaatcatgccaatgaaaaggaatatgggaaaatacggggctgtgaaaatatcttaagaatTTTTgaatagtagagcagtactgtaacgcttatttttcttttaattcttttattcatatctcggataatatgagtcggGTCAAGTAGACACTtccacagatgattttatttttttcatgtctaaacattatctccaagttgctttcgagtgggattcaccattttcacaaatttttaattataatcctctacacatgattatcctgtgtgtaattttctgataacatgtctatattgagttgaaatgacctttgtattttctttagggcactgacttgttatcattgtattaactcaatttatatttagttgaaaatgaaataatgaaacaagttttcataatttaaatcTGTCTCTTTATTAAACTATACTTATTATTTCAGGGATGACTTACTCAGGCAACAAGTAAATGAGATAATGACgatctcgagatgttatggtttctgggcttgacagctatgacataaattccatgttgctcgagtaactagtgttcacgcgcgttagtgatatcgggtccggtctgagcgaccgcgcgtttgttagccgacacagccagtattggtggaccactatcaatttgcctttattcggttttagtctgaaatgtattcattaaaaggttaaacgttatcacactgtaataagatggaaaaggggcttatcaaaggtatgtttcacagctACAGAGGAACacgttcgtcaaaagacgcgaggcttactatgataatgtatataattgccccgtcaggggcgatttttttcatttttgacaatagaaatgacaatttttaggcagaaaagtgccttcagcaattacttttgtccttaaataatttataatttttatattttcaggggggcacatggggggggggggggaatctcGTTTTGACCCCAAAAaattttttatgggggggggagCAAGTGTCCCCCATGACCCCCGCTTCTGGCGCccttgctcactcatgcgtgaatgagaaataatctatgGTATGTGATTAAGTTAagataaatcattgataaatctcgatttcgtttttttgtgggatgcactgtacaaagcaaaaaatatacacaaaaattAATCGAATACAttacaagaaagaaaatacaaagacAATCACCGCAGCAACGCTCCATGAACTTGTCCTCGCTCTAGTCGAAGTGTCAACTCCATTTGCAACTGGCAACTTTAGTTAGAATGAAATCTGTGTAAAACATTTGCCTTGCAGATTATTGAACTATCAAAAACCAAATGCTGTAGAATTTTGGAGCTTATCAGGCACCCCAACATTAAACGCTGATGATATAGTCTTCTGAGCGTTGTTATTCAATTTCATGTAGAAAATACTTGTATAATCCTAACAGATACACAGGTTGTCTCCAGCAcatctctctcttctttcaGTGGGggaatattaaaacaaaaactgaATAATAAAGATACAGCTTAGTACTTACCAGCGACCCCTGCAATGGAACTAACGTTGATGACATGACCCGAACGTTGTTCCTTCATGTAAGGTAGAACTGCTCGGATAACCCTAACCGGTCCAAAGAAGTTTGTCTCCAGCACATCTCGAATGTCATGCATTGGGGAATACTCGATTGGGTTGAATGAAGCTATACCAGCGTTGTTAACTGCAATAGTTGTGGAAGATGAAAATGAGGCTTGAGAGTTTGCTCATAGATTTCcttgttttgaaaaattggTCAGATGTTTGCAAAGATAAATCGTTCCCCGAATTGTTCTCACTCTTTCCTGTTTTGGGTAC comes from the Lytechinus variegatus isolate NC3 chromosome 9, Lvar_3.0, whole genome shotgun sequence genome and includes:
- the LOC121420980 gene encoding retinol dehydrogenase 8-like, translated to MAQKISLITGCSSGIGLNLAVKLGKDAAKKYLVYSTMRNLGKKGPLEEAADSALNDTILIRPLDVKSDDSVKNAVSEIIDEHGRIDIVVNNAGIASFNPIEYSPMHDIRDVLETNFFGPVRVIRAVLPYMKEQRSGHVINVSSIAGVAGHPFYETYCASKHAMEGLTESLAIRMKSFDVKLSSILPGPVYTNINDNIVESNRLPAKGEVDQVTQKQLDVLRTHVRDHFDNMAQTTNEICDIIFNVIETDAPNKPIRFTTGEYVDTRVAMKLVDFGGNTWVESARKLVEEPTGYTKSKKSEEQV